The proteins below come from a single Halomonas binhaiensis genomic window:
- a CDS encoding M20 family metallo-hydrolase, whose amino-acid sequence MTATSLPSPEINSQRLWDSLMAMAEIGATDGGGSCRLALTAEDTAGRRLLIDWCEQLGCQWRLDPVGNLFIRREGLRNDLPPVATGSHLDTQPKGGRFDGILGVLAGLEVFRTLNDKGIVTERPLELVVWTNEEGSRFAPAMVASGTYAGVFKLEDTLAITDSDGISIGQALEQSGLPRGLALGEPGLGSYIELHIEQGPVLENAGESIGVVTGVQGMRWFDLTIAGQSSHAGPTPMSLRHDALAAAARLIDRLYAHALADTSGATRVTFGQLEITAASRNVVPGEVRMSVDLRHGNEQQLDQLQKRFESEVAELEEAFGVTFRTEPLWVSPVVAFDEDCIDSVERSAKGRGMSYRRMMSGAGHDAVYVSRVAPTAMIFVPCRDGISHNEAEYASPEQCAMGAQVLCDVLLERARQ is encoded by the coding sequence GACTGCGACGTCATTGCCTTCCCCCGAGATCAATTCCCAGCGCCTGTGGGACAGCCTGATGGCCATGGCCGAGATCGGTGCCACCGATGGCGGTGGGAGCTGCCGCCTGGCCCTGACGGCTGAAGACACCGCGGGCCGACGTCTTTTGATCGACTGGTGCGAGCAACTCGGCTGCCAGTGGCGCCTGGATCCGGTCGGCAATCTATTCATTCGCCGCGAGGGGCTCCGTAACGATTTGCCTCCGGTCGCGACCGGCAGTCATCTGGACACGCAGCCCAAGGGCGGGCGCTTTGATGGCATTCTGGGTGTGCTGGCTGGCCTGGAGGTGTTTCGTACCTTGAATGACAAGGGCATCGTTACCGAACGTCCGTTGGAGCTGGTGGTGTGGACCAATGAGGAAGGCAGCCGTTTTGCCCCGGCCATGGTGGCATCGGGGACCTACGCTGGCGTCTTCAAGCTGGAAGATACTCTGGCCATCACCGACAGCGATGGCATCAGCATTGGGCAGGCGCTTGAGCAGAGTGGCCTGCCTCGGGGGCTGGCATTGGGTGAGCCTGGGTTGGGCAGCTACATTGAACTGCATATCGAGCAGGGACCCGTACTCGAGAATGCCGGAGAATCGATAGGTGTCGTCACCGGCGTACAGGGAATGCGCTGGTTTGACCTGACCATTGCAGGTCAGTCTTCCCACGCAGGCCCGACACCCATGAGCCTGAGGCATGATGCCTTGGCTGCAGCTGCGCGTCTGATCGATCGGCTCTATGCCCATGCACTTGCAGATACGTCCGGTGCCACACGGGTGACCTTTGGGCAGTTGGAGATTACTGCCGCTTCGCGCAATGTCGTGCCAGGTGAGGTTCGCATGAGTGTCGATCTGCGCCATGGCAATGAACAACAGCTGGATCAACTGCAAAAGCGTTTCGAGAGCGAAGTGGCGGAGCTTGAAGAAGCCTTTGGCGTGACATTTCGTACCGAGCCGCTATGGGTATCGCCGGTCGTGGCATTTGATGAAGACTGCATCGACAGTGTGGAACGTTCAGCCAAGGGCAGGGGGATGTCTTATCGGCGCATGATGAGTGGAGCCGGGCACGATGCCGTTTATGTTTCGCGTGTCGCGCCGACAGCCATGATCTTTGTCCCGTGTCGGGACGGCATCAGCCACAACGAGGCGGAGTATGCTTCTCCAGAGCAATGTGCCATGGGGGCTCAGGTATTATGCGATGTGCTGCTGGAAAGAGCGCGGCAGTAG